Genomic window (Planococcus sp. MSAK28401):
TATGTAGAGATATGTCGTAGAAATATGTTGGTATTCCAGGTACAGACAATTGGAACATTTACTTTTAAACACTATAATGAGGTGCATCTTTTGATTTTAAACTATCAGTTAACAGTCGATGATTTATTCGCGCTCCAGAAAAATTATTTTCGTACTAGTGAGTATCATATTAATAGAGGCAAGCTAGCTTTTGTTGTCTTGATGTTGTTTTCCTATTTTGTTTTTAGCTCCTTCTTGCTGAATATTTTGCCGGGAAATGTCTCTCCTGATTTAATTGTTCCAGTCTCTATAGGAGGAGGCATCCTTTTGGCTTTGATTCTCCTGCCATTCGTCCGAGACTTATATTTTAAAATACAGATATGGCGATTTAAAATAGCTTTTAATCGATTAAAAAACAACGGGTGGCCGAAGGAGTGCATCACCAAACTGACTCCTGAAGGCATCGAACAGCATGTTCACAACAGCCAACTTGAAGGAAAGACTCAATTGAACTGGAGTGCATTTCAAAAGGTAGGAGAAGACGAGCGCCGATTTTTCCTCTATCACACAGATACGGATGCTGTAGTCCTGCCAAAGCAAACAGAATCACTTAGTGAAGAAAGTCATAAAGAACTGAGAGATTTGCTCACCCAACATATCGGTCATTTGCTTAACACAAACTCGAAGAAAACAGCCAATGCTTTATAGATGAGGCCGATCAGGATCTGATTGAAGGTTGTAAGGCTATTATCGATGCCATAACTTATATCGGATGAATCATGCAGAGACTAATCACTGTGATTGGTCTTTTTTTGATACTTAAGTTTCTTTTTCGAACGGTTTTTCAGCTATGTAAATATAGAAGCTAAGTCTTTATGTAGTTGATAACTTCTTGTAAATAAGTTTCTATAGGCTTGCTTGTATCTACGGTCAAGATTTTCCTCAGTAAGGGTTTCTTGCTGTTTGCAATTGTATAATGGAAGGCTTCTAAGGAAGACACTTCTTTAATTTGGCTGATCATTCTCTGGCGTTCTCTTAATCTACGATTGATTTCTTCCATGTCATCCAGATAACATTCTACGTATTTATACTTAATCGGGTATTTTTCGCTTAAGGCAATTCCTTTTTCGATGAGTTCATCATAGAGACAAGGGCTATCTAAAATGACATTATGTCCTTGGGATAGATAAAATTCTACGAGTGACCAATCGATATTATAAGATGCTTTTCCAGCAAGTTTAGGATCAATTGGAACTTCCAAAAGAGACTCCATCAGAGACGACTTAACGATATCATGGTCAACAATAACTGCTTTAAGATGCTTAGCAATTTCACGTGAAAGTGTCGACTTTCCCGAACCGGGGAAACCGGACATTTGAACAAAAAACATGTACAGACCTCATTTCCAGTTACTTGGATAAGTTATTCTGAATTTAAATAAAGTGATGTCCCCCTAATATACCACTTAGAGATAGGGGGAAAAGGAGGTTCCTTGTTTTCATCAATTCAATTAAGATTTGAAAAGAATAAGCCAATAATTGAAATAGGAGAAGAATCTATATCCTTTGATTAAAGCAGAAGAATAAACCCTTCTCCTTTTTATCTGTCTATTTCAGAGTATATGTATTAGAAACAAAATAGGAAAAAAATTTATGGGAGTATTCTATTTATACCTAATATTATAGAGACTCATATTAAAGAATTACCTAGTGGAAGAATGAAAATCTCCTGATGATGATGTATGATGCATATTATAGTTCTGCCAGACATGACTTAAGAAGCAATCACAAAGATATTTTCAAATATTGGTAGTCCCCTTTGTCTAACTTTAGTTGCTTATAGGACAGCTATTATTTTCTATTTGAAATGGAGTTGAGAAAGTGGATGTATTAATTTATGCATTATTGTTGTTTGTTATTCCGTTTATCTATCAATACAAACTTACACAATTTTTTTGGTTAAAATGTAAGTCTTTACTAGCCGCAATATTTCTTACTAGTTTAGTTAACTTTATTTTTTACGTTGGCAGCTTTACGGGCTGGATCTATTATAGTTTTAATGCAAATGTAAAATGGGATACTGAAACTTTAACTTTGGCTGGGATATTTTTTACATTCCTCGTTTTCGTAACGAATTTATTTGTAATAATAATATGTTTTAATGTTAGAAAACGCACTACTTTTAATAAAGAAA
Coding sequences:
- a CDS encoding YcxB family protein, producing the protein MILNYQLTVDDLFALQKNYFRTSEYHINRGKLAFVVLMLFSYFVFSSFLLNILPGNVSPDLIVPVSIGGGILLALILLPFVRDLYFKIQIWRFKIAFNRLKNNGWPKECITKLTPEGIEQHVHNSQLEGKTQLNWSAFQKVGEDERRFFLYHTDTDAVVLPKQTESLSEESHKELRDLLTQHIGHLLNTNSKKTANAL
- a CDS encoding AAA family ATPase produces the protein MFFVQMSGFPGSGKSTLSREIAKHLKAVIVDHDIVKSSLMESLLEVPIDPKLAGKASYNIDWSLVEFYLSQGHNVILDSPCLYDELIEKGIALSEKYPIKYKYVECYLDDMEEINRRLRERQRMISQIKEVSSLEAFHYTIANSKKPLLRKILTVDTSKPIETYLQEVINYIKT